A window from Myxococcus fulvus encodes these proteins:
- a CDS encoding OmpA family protein, translating to MRRISLWAGLGLAMAVLTGCPPSYPNCKDDSTCSEKGEVCVQGTCQECATDANCKEGFSCQGNKCAPKPPECTVDNQCGDGRICEAGKCAEAQCKDDSACPSGGKCQGGRCQVPTDTCASNSDCGDGQECSAGRCVTASADKCDWSPIRFGFNESSLDSEAQQRLSDLANCLKTGQAGKLTLAGHADERGTEEYNLQLSNRRAAAVKRYLTDLGIKSNAVTTVGYGETRPVNNASSEEAWSENRRVEFQR from the coding sequence ATGCGTCGGATTTCTCTGTGGGCGGGTCTCGGCCTCGCCATGGCCGTGCTGACCGGCTGCCCCCCCAGCTACCCCAACTGCAAGGACGACTCGACCTGCTCCGAGAAGGGCGAGGTCTGTGTCCAGGGCACGTGCCAGGAGTGCGCGACCGACGCCAACTGCAAGGAGGGCTTCTCCTGCCAGGGCAACAAGTGCGCGCCCAAGCCGCCCGAGTGCACCGTCGACAACCAGTGCGGTGACGGCCGCATCTGCGAGGCCGGCAAGTGCGCCGAGGCCCAGTGCAAGGACGACTCGGCTTGCCCCTCCGGTGGCAAGTGCCAGGGTGGCCGCTGCCAGGTCCCCACGGACACGTGCGCGTCCAACTCCGACTGCGGTGACGGCCAGGAGTGCAGCGCCGGCCGCTGCGTGACGGCCTCCGCGGACAAGTGCGACTGGAGCCCCATCCGCTTCGGCTTCAACGAGTCCTCGCTGGACTCCGAGGCCCAGCAGCGCCTGTCGGACCTGGCCAACTGCCTGAAGACGGGCCAGGCGGGCAAGCTGACCCTGGCGGGCCACGCCGACGAGCGCGGCACGGAGGAGTACAACCTCCAGCTCTCCAACCGCCGCGCGGCGGCCGTCAAGCGCTACCTGACGGACCTGGGCATCAAGTCCAACGCCGTCACGACGGTGGGCTACGGCGAGACGCGCCCGGTGAACAACGCCTCCTCCGAAGAGGCGTGGAGCGAGAACCGCCGGGTCGAGTTCCAGCGCTAG